From the genome of Scytonema hofmannii PCC 7110, one region includes:
- a CDS encoding DUF928 domain-containing protein, with amino-acid sequence MIKISGLIKLILAVAFGCFSILVSSTWVTAQPARPTATERSNSTPPESKSRTRRQPVRLILPPLPKDTLAPGGRRFGGARRTGCPKDVELQLTALVPATESQPTITNVWGLTSVERPMLWFYTPYNKSSNYPADFELLDDKSTPIYKTAISLPNVAGVIGVPLPPLAVDKQYRWFFNVYCDRQQQETPIFVEGVVQRVNLSQAIKEQLQKAEAIQQIAIYANNGIWHEALTTLAQLRQKNPNDATLAEDWKELLTSIGLNQFVTQPLTVGEQSTANSNQ; translated from the coding sequence ATGATAAAAATTTCAGGTTTAATAAAACTCATTTTGGCAGTTGCCTTCGGCTGCTTTAGTATACTAGTTAGCTCAACTTGGGTAACTGCACAACCTGCTCGTCCCACTGCGACAGAACGTTCCAATTCTACTCCGCCTGAGTCTAAATCGAGAACTCGCAGACAACCCGTGCGGCTGATATTACCTCCACTTCCTAAAGACACATTAGCTCCAGGAGGTCGTCGTTTTGGTGGAGCCAGACGAACTGGGTGTCCAAAAGATGTAGAATTGCAGCTGACTGCCCTCGTCCCTGCGACTGAGTCACAACCTACTATTACAAATGTGTGGGGTTTAACGTCAGTAGAACGTCCCATGCTATGGTTTTACACGCCTTATAATAAGAGTTCTAACTATCCGGCTGATTTTGAGTTGCTTGATGACAAGTCAACTCCAATCTACAAAACAGCGATTTCTCTTCCAAATGTAGCGGGGGTCATTGGCGTTCCTCTACCTCCACTGGCCGTGGACAAACAATATCGCTGGTTCTTCAATGTTTACTGCGATCGCCAGCAGCAAGAAACGCCCATTTTTGTTGAGGGCGTGGTACAACGAGTTAATCTGAGTCAAGCCATTAAAGAGCAACTGCAAAAAGCAGAGGCAATACAGCAAATTGCTATCTATGCCAACAATGGAATATGGCATGAAGCACTGACGACACTAGCACAATTGCGTCAGAAAAATCCTAACGATGCAACACTTGCAGAAGACTGGAAGGAATTGCTAACTAGTATTGGTTTAAATCAGTTCGTTACACAACCGTTAACTGTTGGGGAACAATCAACAGCTAACAGTAATCAGTGA